The following proteins are encoded in a genomic region of Comamonas resistens:
- a CDS encoding replication initiator protein A, with the protein MSSPALPMRQRPMQEREQLDLFRALPGDMAPRDSQDLMAFPFFSLAKSRRTAPIDFRASGITIRVEGTQEHGIATIWDADILIWAASQIVEARDAGLRPSRLMQATPYEILRFIGRGTSLRDYQRLKAALDRLQSTTVATSIRETTGRRLHRFSWINEWKELADAKGTPLGLELILPDWFYAGVLDAALVLTIDPAYFRLTGGIERWLYRLVRKHGGRQPGGWQFDFQHLYRKSGSVARYYDFAADLRALVVRQALPGYQLGIEYVSGIASPLLTFRPVPSTARG; encoded by the coding sequence ATGTCCAGCCCCGCGCTGCCCATGCGGCAGCGACCGATGCAAGAGCGCGAACAGCTCGATCTGTTCCGCGCCTTGCCGGGCGACATGGCGCCGCGCGACAGCCAGGACTTGATGGCCTTTCCGTTCTTCTCGCTGGCGAAGTCGCGGCGCACGGCGCCGATCGACTTCCGCGCCAGCGGCATCACGATCCGCGTGGAGGGCACGCAGGAGCATGGCATCGCCACGATTTGGGATGCGGACATCCTGATCTGGGCTGCAAGCCAGATTGTGGAAGCCCGCGATGCGGGCTTGCGCCCGTCGCGGCTGATGCAGGCCACGCCCTACGAGATCCTGCGCTTCATCGGGCGCGGTACGTCGCTGCGCGACTACCAGCGCCTCAAGGCGGCCTTGGATCGGCTGCAGTCCACGACCGTGGCCACGTCGATCCGCGAGACGACCGGGCGGCGCCTGCATCGCTTCTCATGGATCAACGAGTGGAAGGAACTGGCCGATGCCAAGGGCACCCCCTTGGGGCTGGAACTGATCCTGCCGGACTGGTTCTATGCGGGCGTGCTCGATGCTGCCCTCGTGTTGACCATCGACCCGGCGTATTTCCGGCTGACGGGCGGGATCGAGCGATGGCTGTACCGCCTGGTGCGCAAGCACGGCGGGCGACAGCCTGGCGGCTGGCAGTTCGACTTCCAGCACCTGTACCGCAAGTCGGGCAGCGTGGCGCGGTACTACGACTTCGCCGCCGACCTGCGCGCACTGGTGGTGCGGCAAGCCTTGCCTGGCTACCAGTTGGGCATCGAGTACGTCTCGGGCATTGCCTCGCCGCTGCTGACGTTCCGGCCCGTGCCGTCCACGGCACGGGGATAA
- the parA gene encoding ParA family partition ATPase → MIVALLNQKGGVGKTTLATHIAGELAMRGQSVILLDADPQGSALDWTQRRSQQGLPRLFSAVGLARETLHQEAPELARRADHVVIDGPPRIAALARSALLAAERVLIPVQPSPYDLWASAEMVALIREAQVFRPALRAAFVINRRVSTTVIGREARGALAEQPLPALRAEVHQRIVFADSVAAGRLARETAPDSAAAREITALVDELLRWPS, encoded by the coding sequence ATGATCGTCGCGCTGCTCAACCAGAAAGGCGGCGTGGGCAAGACCACGCTCGCCACCCACATCGCCGGCGAGCTGGCGATGCGCGGGCAGTCGGTCATCCTGCTGGATGCCGATCCACAGGGCTCCGCGCTGGACTGGACACAGCGCCGCAGCCAGCAAGGTTTGCCAAGGCTATTTAGCGCCGTGGGCCTCGCACGCGAAACGCTGCACCAGGAAGCGCCAGAACTCGCCAGGCGGGCCGATCACGTCGTCATCGACGGGCCACCCAGGATCGCTGCCTTGGCGCGCTCCGCGCTGCTGGCGGCCGAGCGGGTGCTGATCCCGGTGCAGCCCAGCCCCTACGACCTGTGGGCCAGCGCCGAGATGGTGGCGCTGATCCGTGAGGCGCAGGTGTTCCGGCCTGCGCTGCGCGCGGCCTTCGTCATCAACCGGCGCGTGAGCACCACCGTGATCGGACGCGAGGCCCGCGGCGCGCTGGCCGAGCAGCCGCTTCCTGCGCTGCGCGCGGAAGTGCATCAGCGCATCGTGTTTGCCGACAGCGTGGCCGCCGGCCGGCTTGCACGCGAGACGGCGCCAGACAGCGCCGCCGCGCGCGAAATCACCGCGCTGGTCGATGAACTGCTGCGGTGGCCGTCATGA